Proteins encoded together in one Astyanax mexicanus isolate ESR-SI-001 chromosome 10, AstMex3_surface, whole genome shotgun sequence window:
- the lpar4 gene encoding lysophosphatidic acid receptor 4, producing MASLGLNETGLQNCSIDDSFKYNLYGVVYTVAFVLGLVTNCASLFVFCCRMKMRNETTLFMTNLALSDLIFVFTLPFKIYYNVRRHWPFGDGLCKISGGAFITNIYGSMLFLTCISVDRFLAIVYPFRSRSIRTRRNAGIVCVLIWMLILGGGMSVTFFSATNHAKNSTTCFEGFSQKTWKTYLSKITIFIEVVGFLIPLLINLACSSMVLRTLRRPATLCQIGTNKERVLRMIVVHLAIFIVCFVPYNSVLFVYAMVRTQAVDSCWLEVLARTLYPITLCIATLNCCFDPVVYYFTSESFKKSLTTGKSQTKQENTLRSEGPVSSKDNTNTELVETNTSVMSSNGKELITETQF from the coding sequence ATGGCGAGTCTGGGTCTTAACGAGACCGGCCTGCAGAACTGCAGCATCGACGACTCCTTCAAGTACAACCTGTACGGCGTGGTGTACACCGTCGCCTTCGTGCTGGGCCTCGTCACCAACTGCGCCTCGCTCTTCGTCTTCTGCTGCCGCATGAAAATGCGCAACGAAACCACGCTCTTCATGACCAACCTGGCTTTGTCCGACTTGATATTCGTGTTCACTCTGCCGTTCAAGATTTACTACAACGTCAGGCGCCACTGGCCGTTTGGCGACGGGCTCTGCAAGATTTCTGGAGGAGCTTTTATAACCAACATCTACGGCAGCATGCTGTTCCTCACCTGCATCAGCGTGGACCGCTTCCTGGCCATCGTTTACCCCTTCCGCTCGCGCTCCATACGCACCCGTCGCAATGCCGGCATCGTGTGCGTTCTGATCTGGATGCTCATCTTGGGCGGCGGCATGTCGGTGACTTTCTTCTCGGCCACCAACCACGCCAAAAACAGCACCACGTGCTTCGAGGGCTTTTCACAGAAAACCTGGAAGACCTACCTGTCTAAGATCACCATCTTCATCGAGGTGGTGGGCTTCCTCATCCCTTTGCTCATCAATCTCGCCTGCTCTTCCATGGTTCTTCGAACACTGCGCAGACCCGCCACGCTCTGCCAAATCGGCACCAATAAAGAACGCGTTCTGCGCATGATAGTGGTGCACTTGGCCATTTTCATCGTCTGCTTCGTGCCTTATAACTCCGTTCTGTTCGTCTACGCCATGGTGCGCACTCAAGCCGTGGATAGCTGTTGGCTCGAAGTCTTGGCGCGAACTCTCTACCCAATAACGCTCTGCATAGCCACCCTCAACTGCTGCTTCGACCCAGTGGTCTACTACTTCACCTCAGAGTCCTTTAAGAAGTCTCTAACCACGGGAAAGTCTCAGACCAAGCAGGAAAACACACTGCGCAGCGAAGGACCCGTGTCGAGCAAAGACAACACCAACACGGAACTAGTTGAAACGAACACTTCAGTAATGTCCAGTAATGGAAAAGAACTGATTACAGAGACTCAGTTTTGA